From the Campylobacter concisus genome, one window contains:
- a CDS encoding chemotaxis protein produces MLKAEVIYKFCIVCALACGICLLAFTGLNFAMGDYSEWMMNAHKFAGILIFCAAILHVFNRRRKLIKLINEMIDVTTHRKNPTICNMDRIIASLEPYSITEISQMLGFDEAIFCETLHKNGVKFNDASQTLRQIARMNDEKIFFVLVLIVEAKFGKRFCGVVSCNVGRKF; encoded by the coding sequence TTGCTTAAAGCGGAAGTGATATATAAATTTTGTATCGTCTGTGCTCTTGCCTGTGGGATCTGCCTGCTTGCATTTACTGGGCTAAATTTTGCCATGGGTGATTATAGTGAGTGGATGATGAACGCGCACAAATTTGCAGGGATTTTGATATTTTGCGCAGCGATCTTACACGTCTTTAACCGCAGAAGAAAGCTAATAAAGCTCATAAATGAGATGATCGATGTCACCACGCACCGCAAAAATCCAACGATCTGCAACATGGACCGCATCATCGCCTCACTAGAGCCATACAGCATAACTGAAATTTCGCAAATGTTGGGCTTTGACGAGGCTATTTTTTGCGAAACTTTACATAAAAATGGAGTTAAATTTAATGACGCTAGCCAAACTCTACGCCAGATCGCGCGAATGAATGACGAAAAGATATTTTTCGTGCTTGTGCTCATCGTCGAGGCCAAATTTGGCAAGAGATTTTGCGGTGTGGTAAG
- a CDS encoding PepSY domain-containing protein: protein MLSAFRKSHFGNYNQITKFIWFLVGISPLILSISGLYLWIKRNFKRRKNEKIFN, encoded by the coding sequence ATTCTCTCAGCATTTAGAAAATCGCACTTTGGTAACTACAACCAAATCACAAAATTTATCTGGTTTTTGGTTGGCATTTCACCGCTTATTTTAAGTATCTCAGGGCTTTATTTGTGGATTAAAAGAAATTTTAAAAGGAGAAAAAATGAAAAAATTTTTAATTAG
- a CDS encoding PepSY-associated TM helix domain-containing protein: MKFLNQKIFYKLHTYLSLLFFIPLAVVCFSGAILVYKDELNSLLAPNVVNVNLNKENLSKRISFDELREIIASELGGYEIVGINIDANPKKCDKIWLIEHNDSKKEWKFIYFDAFSGKIKSEPLAHDEGFFGVLTELHESLFLGKSGHVILTLTAIFTFFICISGFVIYKKFWLTLLRLRVNRLNVFMSDIHKMIGIFSTPILLLICISGVWWEFQMARMPEFKNDFVIDAKIYNKNLSLDELVARSKNDLTGFEPHFISLPFMQGANIRLFGYVKDQNFLHNEYSNILTYDKDNGELVSILDIKNANLSE, translated from the coding sequence GTGAAATTTCTAAATCAAAAAATTTTTTATAAATTGCACACTTATTTATCTCTTTTATTTTTCATTCCACTTGCAGTAGTTTGTTTTAGCGGTGCGATCCTCGTTTATAAAGATGAGCTAAACAGCCTTCTTGCCCCAAATGTCGTAAATGTAAATTTAAACAAAGAAAATTTAAGCAAAAGAATCAGCTTTGATGAGCTAAGAGAGATCATCGCAAGCGAGCTTGGCGGCTACGAGATTGTTGGTATAAATATCGATGCAAACCCTAAAAAGTGTGACAAAATTTGGCTAATCGAGCATAATGACAGCAAAAAAGAGTGGAAATTTATCTATTTTGACGCTTTTAGTGGCAAGATAAAGAGCGAGCCACTCGCGCATGATGAGGGATTTTTTGGAGTTTTAACCGAGCTTCATGAGTCGCTATTTCTAGGAAAGAGCGGTCATGTTATCCTTACTTTAACCGCTATTTTTACGTTTTTTATCTGTATAAGTGGTTTCGTGATTTATAAAAAATTTTGGCTGACACTACTTAGGCTTCGTGTAAATAGGCTAAATGTTTTTATGAGCGACATTCATAAAATGATAGGAATTTTTTCTACGCCTATTTTACTACTCATTTGCATAAGTGGTGTTTGGTGGGAATTTCAAATGGCGCGCATGCCAGAGTTTAAAAATGACTTTGTTATAGATGCAAAAATTTATAATAAAAACCTATCTCTTGACGAGCTGGTAGCCCGCTCAAAGAATGATCTTACTGGCTTTGAGCCACACTTCATCTCACTGCCTTTTATGCAAGGAGCAAATATACGCCTTTTTGGCTATGTAAAAGATCAAAATTTCTTACATAACGAATATTCAAACATATTAACTTACGATAAAGATAACGGCGAATTAGTAAGCATTTTGGACATAAAAAATGCAAATCTAAGCGAATAA
- a CDS encoding tetratricopeptide repeat protein gives MKKSILFLAFALLSLNANWDINMQECINKSNSKACESFTKKLSSECENKDKISCFIYADMLGRGLGVEKDTQKSFEIFKSLCDDGSSEACYELATKYLQGNGTEQSFDLSANALDKACKMGSKRACNVLELVPKN, from the coding sequence ATGAAAAAATCTATTTTGTTTTTAGCATTTGCTCTTCTATCTTTGAATGCAAACTGGGATATAAATATGCAAGAGTGTATTAATAAAAGCAACTCTAAAGCTTGCGAGAGTTTTACAAAAAAGCTTTCAAGTGAGTGTGAAAATAAAGATAAAATTTCTTGCTTTATCTATGCAGATATGCTAGGACGCGGCCTTGGCGTAGAAAAAGATACACAAAAATCTTTTGAGATATTTAAATCGCTCTGTGATGACGGTAGTAGTGAGGCTTGCTATGAGCTAGCGACAAAGTATCTTCAAGGAAATGGCACTGAGCAAAGCTTTGATCTTTCTGCAAATGCTCTTGATAAAGCTTGCAAGATGGGTAGCAAGCGAGCTTGCAATGTATTAGAGCTTGTGCCTAAAAATTAG
- a CDS encoding ABC transporter permease: MNNLFLIAKLDVKESFRSRWFVIYAALFSALMIGFLFSGVTDSRVLGFSGLTRALLLFIQICVIIVPIFILISTVRSINQDRDTNLLEYILSFPLSLREYYFGKALGRTFVVFVPLLFALLLCVIVGFIKGVAIPWSVLTLYFGLLFSLSIIFLSLGFFISSVIKNQETGQGVAFLLWLIMLAFIDLALIGLLMRSSVDEYVIYAIAILNPIELFRIAALSLFDPNLAVIGTASYFILSTFPKETFVAYAIIYPLLLGIILLVCGYFAFSKKDLV; the protein is encoded by the coding sequence GTGAATAATCTTTTTTTAATAGCAAAGCTTGATGTAAAAGAGTCTTTTCGCTCAAGATGGTTTGTGATATATGCTGCGCTTTTTTCTGCTTTGATGATAGGATTTTTATTTAGTGGCGTGACTGACTCACGTGTGCTCGGCTTTTCTGGGCTTACTAGAGCACTGCTTTTGTTTATTCAAATTTGCGTCATCATTGTGCCTATTTTTATTCTCATTTCAACTGTAAGAAGCATAAATCAAGATAGAGATACAAATTTGCTTGAGTACATCCTTAGCTTCCCACTAAGCCTGAGAGAGTATTACTTTGGCAAGGCACTGGGCCGTACATTTGTTGTTTTTGTTCCACTTTTATTTGCTCTTTTGCTTTGCGTGATCGTTGGTTTTATAAAAGGTGTTGCGATACCTTGGAGTGTATTAACGCTTTATTTTGGGCTACTTTTTAGCTTAAGTATCATTTTCTTATCGCTTGGATTTTTTATCTCAAGCGTGATTAAAAATCAAGAGACAGGCCAAGGCGTGGCGTTTTTACTTTGGCTTATAATGCTTGCATTTATTGATCTAGCATTAATTGGACTTCTTATGCGAAGCTCGGTTGATGAGTATGTCATTTACGCTATTGCTATACTAAATCCGATAGAGCTTTTCAGGATAGCAGCGCTTAGTCTTTTTGATCCAAATTTAGCAGTTATCGGTACTGCATCTTATTTTATTTTAAGCACCTTTCCAAAAGAGACATTTGTGGCTTATGCGATTATTTATCCGCTCTTACTAGGCATTATTTTGCTAGTTTGTGGCTATTTTGCCTTTAGCAAAAAAGATTTGGTTTGA
- a CDS encoding ABC transporter ATP-binding protein, with protein sequence MIDIKEVTKIFGSQRILDGVSLNVKSGEKIAILGQNGAGKSSLMRIILGEFIPNSGSIAINGVNTLKDRKGALKFISFVPQTPPPLKFNLRELCEFVCKSSNVKFEDIEKFSKLLELDLHENLNKPFYKLSGGMKQKMLIAIAFAKDSEILMFDEPTANLDVKARLSFKNLLDNFTQNKTLVFISHRIDEIANLLDRCVYMDLGKIIKEENLRSNSE encoded by the coding sequence TTGATAGATATAAAAGAAGTAACTAAAATTTTTGGCTCGCAAAGGATACTTGATGGTGTTAGCCTAAATGTAAAATCTGGCGAAAAAATAGCGATACTTGGACAAAATGGAGCTGGCAAAAGCTCGCTCATGCGTATCATTTTAGGAGAATTTATCCCCAATAGCGGAAGCATCGCGATAAATGGCGTAAATACCCTAAAAGATAGAAAAGGGGCTTTGAAATTTATCTCATTTGTGCCACAAACTCCACCACCGCTTAAATTTAACCTACGTGAGCTTTGCGAGTTTGTTTGTAAAAGCTCAAATGTAAAATTTGAAGATATTGAGAAATTTAGCAAGCTTTTAGAGCTTGATCTGCATGAAAATTTAAATAAGCCATTTTATAAGCTCTCTGGCGGCATGAAACAAAAGATGCTAATAGCCATCGCATTTGCTAAGGATAGTGAAATTTTGATGTTTGATGAGCCAACGGCAAATCTTGATGTAAAAGCAAGGCTTTCTTTTAAAAATTTACTTGATAACTTCACGCAAAACAAAACACTTGTTTTTATTTCACACCGTATCGATGAGATAGCAAATTTATTAGATAGATGCGTCTATATGGATCTTGGCAAGATAATCAAAGAAGAAAATTTAAGGAGCAATAGTGAATAA
- a CDS encoding NapH/MauN family ferredoxin-type protein: MDKYNTRATIRNVSFLSTLITTTKDGKKRASIRFWRIFSIILVHLLFVLSYRVDIQILEGDISASRIFGFHLADAFMSLQVFLATHEIHVNLIIGSLSILAFYIIFGGRGFCSWICPYSLISEIAEKIHENLRAKKIVKPRVFDTKWRYVFTILFLTLSFASASLTFEIFNVVGIFSRFIIYGYFHAIWFVVAMLMVEIFFSRRAWCRYVCPIGATYSVLAKPNAIKVSWDKEKCDHCLVCTDVCLVPHVLFMTKKGAKLDESKNIFRIAGADCTLCGRCIDVCHQDALKFDNGFKKLI; this comes from the coding sequence ATGGACAAATATAACACTCGTGCGACGATTAGAAATGTAAGCTTTCTAAGCACGTTAATCACAACTACAAAAGATGGCAAGAAGCGTGCTAGTATACGTTTTTGGCGCATATTTAGCATTATTCTAGTTCATCTTTTATTTGTGCTTTCATATAGAGTTGATATACAAATTTTAGAAGGCGACATCAGTGCCTCAAGAATATTTGGTTTCCACTTGGCAGATGCTTTTATGAGCCTGCAAGTATTTCTGGCGACGCATGAAATCCATGTAAATTTAATAATTGGCTCACTTAGTATCTTGGCGTTTTATATCATTTTTGGCGGTAGAGGCTTTTGCTCTTGGATCTGTCCTTATTCATTAATAAGCGAAATAGCTGAGAAGATCCATGAAAATTTGCGTGCTAAAAAGATAGTAAAACCACGAGTTTTTGACACAAAGTGGCGATATGTTTTTACCATTTTATTTTTAACTCTTAGCTTTGCTAGTGCAAGCCTTACATTTGAAATTTTTAATGTTGTTGGGATTTTTTCAAGATTTATTATCTATGGCTATTTTCATGCTATTTGGTTTGTTGTGGCCATGCTTATGGTTGAAATTTTCTTCTCACGTAGAGCTTGGTGCAGATATGTCTGTCCTATTGGAGCTACTTACTCGGTGCTAGCTAAACCAAATGCCATAAAAGTTAGCTGGGATAAAGAAAAATGCGATCACTGCTTAGTTTGCACTGATGTTTGTCTAGTGCCTCATGTACTTTTTATGACAAAAAAAGGAGCAAAGCTTGACGAGAGCAAAAATATCTTTAGGATAGCTGGCGCTGATTGTACGCTTTGTGGTAGGTGTATTGATGTGTGTCATCAAGATGCACTGAAATTTGACAACGGCTTTAAAAAACTCATATAA
- a CDS encoding c-type cytochrome: MKVGKIITIVLAVAICGIMVFMLSQTPPKKEKVATNAQPKVEQNFTKEQPKSSEEFASEDELKKVKELSLSVAKVHNEGVSKQYLTTCAPCHGANAKGVVAPDITHLSKDELLKKLADYKAGKVQNSLMKGLLTNVSDSELESLADEISKFKK; encoded by the coding sequence ATGAAAGTAGGAAAGATTATAACCATTGTTTTAGCAGTAGCAATTTGCGGTATCATGGTATTTATGTTAAGCCAGACTCCACCTAAAAAGGAAAAAGTAGCAACTAATGCTCAGCCAAAAGTAGAGCAAAATTTTACAAAAGAGCAGCCAAAGTCTAGTGAAGAATTTGCTAGCGAAGATGAGCTAAAAAAGGTAAAAGAGCTAAGTCTAAGTGTGGCTAAAGTGCACAATGAAGGCGTTAGCAAGCAATATCTAACAACTTGTGCCCCGTGTCATGGTGCAAATGCAAAAGGCGTCGTAGCTCCTGATATAACACACCTAAGTAAGGATGAATTACTTAAAAAGCTAGCTGATTATAAAGCTGGCAAGGTGCAAAACTCACTTATGAAGGGGCTACTTACAAATGTTAGTGATAGCGAGCTTGAAAGCCTTGCAGATGAAATTTCTAAATTTAAAAAGTAA